The Natrarchaeobius halalkaliphilus genomic sequence AACGGACTGATCCCGGATGACGAACGTTCTCGTTACCGGCGGTGCCGGATTCATCGGCTCGCACCTCGCCGCGTCGCTTCTCGAGGCGGGCCACACCGTTACCGTCCTCGATCCGCTCGATCCGTACTACGATCTCCGAATCAAAACGCACAATCTCGAACGGTGTCGCGAGATCGGCGGTGATTGCTTCCAGTTCATCGACGGATCGATCACCGACGAAGAACTCGTTCACTCGGTCGTTTCGAGTCACGATATCGAGGTCGTCTACCACCAGGCTGCTCAGGCGGGCGTTCGAACGAGCGTCGAGAACCCGAAAAAACCCCACGAGATCAACACGACCGGGCTGCTTACGCTCTTGCTCGCGGCCGATGAACACGGCGTCCACCGGTTCGTGAACGCGTCGTCCTCGTCGGTCTACGGCGAGGTGGAGTACTTACCATACGACGAGGACCACCAGACGGTTCCACGAAGTCCCTACGGCGTGACCAAGCTCACCGGCGAACATTATTGTCGTCTCTGGAACGAGATCTACGACGTTCCGACCGTAAGCCTCCGTTACTTTACGGTGTACGGTCCACGGATGCGTCCGAATATGGCGATTACCAACTTCACCTCGAGGTGTCTCAACGGGGATCCGCCGATCGTCTACGGGGATGGCCAGCAGAGCCGCGATTTCACCTATATCGACGATATCGTCGATGCGAACCTCAGTTTGCTCGAGACGTCCGACTGTGACGGCGAGGTCGTAAACGTCGGCTCGACGCGGACGATCACGATCGAAGAACTCGCAAACCACGTCATCGCTGAAACGAACGCCGCGGTCGGGATCGAGTATGCGGACGCCAGAGAAGCCGATGCACGCCACACACACGCCGACGTTACGAAAGCTGGTGAGTTACTCGATTACGAACCGACGACCGGAATTCGCGACGGCGTTTCGCAGTTCGTCGACTGGTACCGTTCGAATCGTGAGTGGTACGAGCCGCTGGTCTTCGCATCACGGGCGGGAGAGTCCTCGCCGTCCCAGACGTCGTAATGGCTGACGAAGCCGATCCCGACGCGATCGCTGAGGCCACGGCGTCGTTTCGCGATCAATACGACGACGGAGAGCACACGCTCGAGACGGTTCTCTCGGTCGACGACGAGTACGAAACCTGGACGTTCGACGATCTTCCGCTCGATTCAGGAATCTTCGGGGAGCTCGTCTCTCGCGGTATCGTGAGGAAACGCGACGGCGAGTACCGTATCTCGAGTCGCGAAGGCGTCCGGGCCGGACTCGAGGGGAGAGCGGTATCCACGGTGGACCAGGACGATCCGCGGCGTGCTCTCTCGAGTCCGATCGCACTCGACGTGCGTGCAGGAGCGGCACTCGTCTGTGCGCTCGCCTTCCTGTTCGGAATGCGGGTGCTGAACTATCGGTCGGTGGTGCGTGGCGAACACGTCGTTTCCCCGGCGAACGATCCCTACTACTACCGGTACTGGATGGAAACTCTGCTTTCGGAGTCGGACGGAATCACGGATACGACCGTCGTCACGGACATGCCCGACGCCGCCGCCTCGCGCCGACCGCTGACGCACGCTTCGAATTGGGCGCTTGCCGAACTCCTCGGCGGCGATCAGTGGGCTGCGGACATGGTCGCCGCCTGGCTCCCGGTCGTCGCGACCCTCGCGCTCGGAATCGTCGTCTACTGGCTCGCCCTGATCGTCACCGACGACACTCGAGTCGGGATCGCATCGGTCGGTCTCCTCGCACTCACGCCGGTACACGCGGTCTACACGAGCATCGGCTTTCTCGAGCACCGCCCGTACCAGTACCTCTGGATTGGGGTGACGATTCTATCGCTCGCCTGGCTGGCCGTCGACGTGCAGCGGCGGCGAGAACGTGCGTCGAGACCACGAGTAGCGATCCGTGAGCACCTGCTGTGTCCGTGGACGTGGATCGCCGCAATCGTTCTGGGGATCGCACTGGCGTTCTCGGTGCACTCCTGGGGTGGGTCGATACTGCTGTTCGTTCCCCTCGGCGCGTACGCCGGACTGAAAATCGCTCTCGACGTTCGGGCGGGCCTCCCACCGATGGCCGGGAACGCGCCGCTGCTGGTCGGAGTCGGCATCGGCGGAGCGATCACCGTGCTCTTGCACGTTCGGTGGGGCTGGCACGAACCGTTCACCGCCGTCGTCTCTTCGATCGTCGTCGTCGGCATCGTGGCCGTCGCCGCCGTCGGAGAGCTGTGGCACCGCCTCGAGTGGCCCACTCTCGGAATCCTCGCCTTCGAAGGCGGAATCGCCGCTGTCGGCGTCAGTGCACTGTGGTATCTCCGCCCCGATGAGTGGACGCGACTCGAACAGCGAGCCGAGGACCTGTTCGCTCGGGAGGGTGCGACGGAAACCGGGTCGCTGTTCACGACGGAAAACGCGGTCGTACTCGAACCGATGGCCCAGCTCGGACCCACGTTTTACATCGCGATCGCCGTACTGGGGTGGGCCGCCTGGACCGTCTCCCGACGGTACGATCCGGCGTGGGGGGTGCTCGCCGTCTACAGCCTATTCTGGCTCGTGCTGGCGGCGTTTCAGGTTCGCTTTGCGGCACAGCTGTCGATCGTGGTATCGGTCCTGGGTGG encodes the following:
- a CDS encoding GDP-mannose 4,6-dehydratase, with amino-acid sequence MTNVLVTGGAGFIGSHLAASLLEAGHTVTVLDPLDPYYDLRIKTHNLERCREIGGDCFQFIDGSITDEELVHSVVSSHDIEVVYHQAAQAGVRTSVENPKKPHEINTTGLLTLLLAADEHGVHRFVNASSSSVYGEVEYLPYDEDHQTVPRSPYGVTKLTGEHYCRLWNEIYDVPTVSLRYFTVYGPRMRPNMAITNFTSRCLNGDPPIVYGDGQQSRDFTYIDDIVDANLSLLETSDCDGEVVNVGSTRTITIEELANHVIAETNAAVGIEYADAREADARHTHADVTKAGELLDYEPTTGIRDGVSQFVDWYRSNREWYEPLVFASRAGESSPSQTS
- a CDS encoding MFS transporter, whose product is MADEADPDAIAEATASFRDQYDDGEHTLETVLSVDDEYETWTFDDLPLDSGIFGELVSRGIVRKRDGEYRISSREGVRAGLEGRAVSTVDQDDPRRALSSPIALDVRAGAALVCALAFLFGMRVLNYRSVVRGEHVVSPANDPYYYRYWMETLLSESDGITDTTVVTDMPDAAASRRPLTHASNWALAELLGGDQWAADMVAAWLPVVATLALGIVVYWLALIVTDDTRVGIASVGLLALTPVHAVYTSIGFLEHRPYQYLWIGVTILSLAWLAVDVQRRRERASRPRVAIREHLLCPWTWIAAIVLGIALAFSVHSWGGSILLFVPLGAYAGLKIALDVRAGLPPMAGNAPLLVGVGIGGAITVLLHVRWGWHEPFTAVVSSIVVVGIVAVAAVGELWHRLEWPTLGILAFEGGIAAVGVSALWYLRPDEWTRLEQRAEDLFAREGATETGSLFTTENAVVLEPMAQLGPTFYIAIAVLGWAAWTVSRRYDPAWGVLAVYSLFWLVLAAFQVRFAAQLSIVVSVLGGLGLVHLLAWLDLVRTPVPFRESTASARDTVGPSARDTAADGGDREPSIALPEDGRTLGALIWIALLVCGLSLIFVPTLSAQTVHSDAQFEAAMAIDDHAADRETPKTFVLSEWGDNRMYNYFVSGESSSYWYASRHFEEFRTGGDPDGWYEEFNESDVGYVVLTEAGGYDERNAQRQLHDELGTGSDGETPLEHYQAVYVDDEVTAFAVVPGATITADGEPGEELSLETEVPVSGETVTYERTATVDDDGTLAVTVPYPGEYTVGEREIDVPARAVETGSVLELEQS